A stretch of the Lactuca sativa cultivar Salinas chromosome 9, Lsat_Salinas_v11, whole genome shotgun sequence genome encodes the following:
- the LOC111917994 gene encoding inositol 3-kinase, protein MGGNREPRGLIVGNYCHDVLIKDEVVLAETLGGAVSFISAVLDGLDITSDYVSKVGSDFAYSVNLNHTPIVSPSGKTAVFHAYFTSDPSEIRREDRVLKRVQSCNPISPSDLPDEANFNFGMAVGIAGEISPETLEKMFDICDVVLVDIQALIRDFEIDGTVKLMNLNETGFSHLLPRIGFLKASAEEAPYVDIEEARKSCCVVVTSGKDGCTVYCKDIELQISPFTTVQVDPTGAGDSFLGGLVAGLVHGLAVPDAALLGNFFGSLTVGQIGIPKFDSTLMQKVKDEVQRRKMQCDEHDDESRFKKPSDHEQFIASLCTAKLLTTDEVLDPDPSYANHQMLFLKNSVSVYEEPIKAMDP, encoded by the exons ATGGGAGGAAATCGAGAACCCCGCGGTCTGATCGTCGGTAACTACTGCCACGACGTCCTCATCAAAGACGAGGTAGTACTCGCCGAGACCCTAGGCGGTGCTGTCTCCTTCATCTCCGCCGTCCTTGACGGGCTCGACATCACCTCCGATTACGTATCAAAAGTGGGTTCTGATTTTGCTTATAGCGTCAATCTCAATCATACCCCAATTGTATCACCATCGGGGAAAACAGCCGTCTTCCACGCTTATTTTACATCCGATCCATCGGAAATCCGGCGCGAGGATCGGGTTCTTAAACGGGTCCAATCATGCAACCCTATTTCTCCATCGGATTTACCGGATGAAGCAAATTTCAATTTCGGGATGGCAGTTGGAATCGCAGGGGAGATATCTCCTGAAACCCTAGAAAAAATGTTTGATATCTGCGATGTTGTTCTCGTCGATATACAAGCCCTAATTAGAGATTTCGAAATCGACGGAACTGTTAAGCTAATGAACCTAAACGAAACTGGTTTTTCTCACTTACTTCCTCGAATTGGATTCTTAAAAGCTTCGGCGGAGGAAGCACCGTATGTTGATATAGAAGAAGCTCGAAAATCATGTTGTGTCGTGGTAACGAGCGGTAAAGATGGCTGCACGGTGTATTGTAAAGACATAGAACTGCAGATTTCTCCATTCACGACTGTTCAGGTTGATCCAACCGGAGCCGGCGATAGTTTTCTGGGAGGATTAGTCGCCGGGCTAGTGCATGGACTGGCGGTTCCTGATGCCGCCTTGCTCGGAAACTTCTTTGGATCATTAACCGTGGGCCAAATTGGAATTCCGAAATTCGATTCTACATTAATGCAG AAAGTGAAAGATGAGGTACAGAGGAGGAAAATGCAGTGTGATGAACATGACGATGAATCGAGATTTAAGAAGCCGAGTGATCATGAACAGTTTATTGCATCACTATGCACTGCCAAGTTACTAACAACAGACGAGGTTCTTGATCCTGACCCTAGCTACGCTAATCACCAGATGTTGTTTCTTAAAAATAGTGTTAGTGTGTATGAAGAACCGATTAAGGCGATGGACCCCTGA